A window from Streptomyces subrutilus encodes these proteins:
- a CDS encoding neocarzinostatin apoprotein domain-containing protein — protein sequence MAVCALVLSPAAPAGAEEGRPAVALSLQEAAKGTEITVTGTGWRAGTMVMLLVCGQNMIGGTNSCANADGAAVAVAGDGRFTARLPVVAPPKPCPCVVNVASVNGDRSTVAAPLKITDHPVADLPAESGTARLAMLTGVRLDGGDGVLTWFGAPPARTFKVTVGNLGTAPVKDPVFQLGTAHGVFAPLWEEARWKGTIPPGGKAEIALDVALGAGAYGDYTVSLKYGETVLATQPWGVDRPYGVLLFWALLLLVVPAAVFRVGMAVVDRVRPRDAAGGGRHRGARLAEAASAVTARLPRVPLRGPVPARAERAPEPPQTTTAVLPWFTPDSAPETAPQTSAPSENRSTTKGHS from the coding sequence CTGGCGGTGTGCGCCCTCGTCCTGTCCCCGGCCGCGCCGGCCGGGGCGGAGGAGGGCCGGCCGGCCGTGGCGCTCTCGCTCCAGGAGGCCGCGAAGGGCACCGAGATCACGGTCACCGGCACCGGCTGGCGGGCCGGGACGATGGTGATGCTGCTCGTCTGCGGCCAGAACATGATCGGCGGCACCAACAGCTGCGCCAACGCCGACGGCGCCGCGGTCGCGGTGGCCGGCGACGGCCGCTTCACCGCCCGGCTGCCGGTGGTCGCGCCGCCCAAGCCCTGCCCCTGCGTCGTCAACGTCGCCTCCGTCAACGGGGACCGGTCCACCGTCGCCGCCCCCCTGAAGATCACCGACCATCCGGTGGCCGACCTGCCCGCCGAGTCCGGCACGGCCCGCCTCGCGATGCTCACCGGGGTCCGGCTGGACGGCGGGGACGGGGTGCTGACCTGGTTCGGCGCCCCGCCCGCCCGCACGTTCAAGGTGACCGTGGGCAACCTCGGCACCGCCCCCGTCAAGGATCCGGTCTTCCAACTCGGCACCGCGCACGGGGTGTTCGCGCCCCTGTGGGAGGAGGCCCGGTGGAAGGGCACCATCCCGCCCGGCGGCAAGGCCGAGATCGCCCTCGACGTGGCCCTCGGCGCGGGCGCGTACGGGGACTACACGGTCTCCCTCAAGTACGGCGAGACGGTGCTGGCCACCCAGCCCTGGGGCGTGGACCGCCCGTACGGCGTCCTGCTCTTCTGGGCGCTGCTCCTGCTGGTCGTCCCGGCCGCCGTCTTCCGCGTCGGGATGGCCGTCGTCGACCGGGTCCGCCCGCGCGACGCGGCCGGCGGCGGCCGCCACCGCGGGGCGCGCCTGGCGGAGGCGGCCTCGGCCGTGACGGCCCGGCTGCCGCGGGTGCCCCTACGCGGCCCCGTGCCGGCCCGCGCCGAGCGGGCGCCCGAGCCCCCACAGACCACCACGGCGGTCCTGCCGTGGTTCACCCCGGACAGCGCGCCGGAGACAGCACCGCAGACGTCCGCACCGTCTGAGAACCGTTCGACGACGAAGGGACATTCGTGA
- a CDS encoding peptide MFS transporter — MASSLTTDSSRPPAEEKTFFGHPRGLATLFMTEMWERFSYYGMRALLVYYLVSGGADAATGSQGGGLAMTAATTTAIYSVYVSMVYLMAMPGGWFGDRVWGARKTVAIAGFVIIGGHLSLALPGQAMFFVGLILVAAGSGLLKANISTMVGHLYDGPEDPRRDGGFTLFYVGINLGAFIAPFVVGTVGKEYNWHVGFGLAAAGMAVGLAQFLLGTKHLSPKSSLVPNPLSAEERKAVLTKVAFAVLGIAVFYGAVVALGHYTLNWALVPLTLAGLVIPVAVLARIKRDKDLSLTEQSKMTAYIWFFIAAAVFWMIYDQGGSTLSLFADSKTADTVFGLGFSATWYQSLNPLFVMALAPVFAWLWLWLARKNQEPNTIVKFAMGLVLVGASFFVFIVPMNMAGDGTKVSPMWLVSIYMIQTIGELCLSPVGLSVTTKMAPQKYASQMMGVWFLAVTAGDCTTSLLSLGGVDLNGLWVIAFEATAAVLAGVAVYSYRKKVQSLMGSVH, encoded by the coding sequence ATGGCTTCCAGCCTGACGACGGACTCCTCCAGGCCACCGGCCGAAGAGAAGACCTTCTTCGGCCACCCCCGTGGCCTGGCCACGCTGTTCATGACCGAGATGTGGGAGCGCTTCTCCTACTACGGCATGCGCGCCCTCCTCGTGTACTACCTGGTCTCGGGTGGTGCCGACGCCGCCACGGGCAGCCAGGGCGGCGGTCTGGCCATGACCGCGGCCACGACGACGGCCATCTACTCCGTGTACGTCTCGATGGTCTACCTGATGGCCATGCCCGGCGGCTGGTTCGGTGACCGTGTCTGGGGTGCCCGCAAGACGGTCGCCATCGCCGGCTTCGTGATCATCGGCGGCCACCTGTCGCTGGCCCTGCCCGGCCAGGCGATGTTCTTCGTCGGTCTGATCCTCGTGGCGGCCGGTTCCGGCCTGCTCAAGGCCAACATCTCCACGATGGTCGGCCACCTGTACGACGGTCCCGAGGACCCGCGCCGCGACGGCGGCTTCACCCTCTTCTACGTGGGCATCAACCTCGGCGCCTTCATCGCCCCGTTCGTGGTCGGAACGGTCGGCAAGGAGTACAACTGGCACGTCGGCTTCGGCCTCGCCGCCGCCGGCATGGCCGTGGGTCTCGCGCAGTTCCTGCTCGGCACCAAGCACCTGAGCCCGAAGAGCAGCCTGGTCCCGAACCCGCTCTCGGCCGAGGAGCGCAAGGCCGTCCTCACCAAGGTCGCCTTCGCGGTCCTGGGCATCGCCGTCTTCTACGGCGCCGTGGTCGCGCTCGGCCACTACACGCTCAACTGGGCCCTGGTGCCGCTGACCCTGGCCGGCCTGGTCATCCCGGTCGCCGTCCTGGCGCGCATCAAGCGCGACAAGGACCTGTCGCTGACCGAGCAGTCGAAGATGACGGCCTACATCTGGTTCTTCATCGCCGCGGCCGTGTTCTGGATGATCTACGACCAGGGCGGCTCCACGCTGTCGCTGTTCGCCGACTCCAAGACCGCCGACACCGTCTTCGGCCTCGGCTTCTCGGCCACCTGGTACCAGTCGCTGAACCCGCTGTTCGTGATGGCGCTGGCCCCGGTCTTCGCCTGGCTGTGGCTGTGGCTGGCCCGCAAGAACCAGGAGCCGAACACCATCGTGAAGTTCGCGATGGGCCTGGTCCTGGTCGGCGCGTCCTTCTTCGTCTTCATCGTCCCGATGAACATGGCGGGCGACGGCACCAAGGTCTCCCCGATGTGGCTGGTCTCGATCTACATGATCCAGACCATAGGCGAGCTGTGCCTGTCCCCGGTCGGCCTCTCGGTGACCACGAAGATGGCCCCGCAGAAGTACGCCTCGCAGATGATGGGCGTCTGGTTCCTCGCCGTCACCGCCGGCGACTGCACCACCAGCCTCCTGTCGCTCGGCGGCGTGGACCTGAACGGCCTGTGGGTGATCGCCTTCGAGGCGACCGCCGCCGTCCTCGCGGGCGTCGCGGTCTACTCGTACCGCAAGAAGGTCCAGTCCCTGATGGGCTCGGTGCACTGA
- a CDS encoding response regulator transcription factor — MTRVLLAEDDASISEPLARALRREGYEVEVREDGPTALDAGLQGGVDLVVLDLGLPGMDGLEVARRLRAEGHGFPILVLTARADEVDTVVGLDAGADDYVTKPFRLAELLARVRALLRRGATEASQPPATHGVRIDVESHRAWMGEEELQLTAKEFDLLRVLVRDAGRVVTRDQLMREVWDTTWWSSTKTLDMHISWLRKKLGDDAANPRYIATVRGVGFRFEKS; from the coding sequence ATGACGCGTGTACTGCTCGCCGAGGACGACGCTTCCATCTCGGAACCCCTGGCTCGCGCCCTGCGCCGAGAGGGCTACGAGGTCGAGGTCCGGGAGGACGGCCCCACCGCCCTGGACGCGGGACTGCAGGGCGGCGTCGACCTCGTCGTCCTCGACCTCGGCCTGCCCGGGATGGACGGCCTCGAAGTGGCCCGCCGGCTGCGCGCCGAGGGCCACGGCTTCCCGATCCTCGTCCTGACCGCCCGCGCGGACGAGGTCGACACGGTCGTGGGCCTGGACGCGGGCGCCGACGACTACGTGACCAAGCCCTTCCGGCTCGCCGAGCTCCTGGCCCGGGTCCGGGCCCTGCTCCGGCGCGGCGCCACCGAGGCCAGCCAGCCCCCCGCCACCCACGGCGTACGGATCGACGTCGAGTCGCACCGGGCCTGGATGGGGGAGGAGGAGCTCCAGCTCACCGCCAAGGAGTTCGACCTGCTGCGCGTCCTGGTGCGCGACGCGGGCCGGGTCGTCACCCGCGACCAGCTCATGCGCGAGGTGTGGGACACCACCTGGTGGTCCTCCACCAAGACCCTCGACATGCACATCTCCTGGCTGCGCAAGAAGCTCGGCGACGACGCCGCCAACCCCCGCTACATCGCCACCGTCCGCGGCGTCGGCTTCCGCTTCGAGAAGAGCTGA
- a CDS encoding ATP-binding protein gives MRRRLINSTLAVVLVVIAVFGVSLVIVETRTITSSAQDRIESEALRLVGVVESEVLENKPIDSAALAELLDTGTYARIGIPGQAPIEVGPRLTDSVIRGTARGEQGEVVVVEEARSTVTREVVRTLAVVGAVALLAVVAAVLLAVRQANRLASPLTDLAETAERLGSGDPRPRHKRYGVPELDRVADVLDSSAERIGRMLTAERRLAADASHQLRTPLTALSMRLEEITVTEDMETVREEATIALAQVERLTDVVQRLLTNSRDPRTGSAVPFDLDEVVKQQVEEWRPAYRSAGRAIVRSGKQGVRAVGTPGAVSQVLATLVENALMHGGGTVALRTRLIGNQAVLEVTDEGPGVPPDLGNRIFERAISGRNSTGIGLAVARDLAEADGGRLELLQAQPPVFALFLSRTAPERTEPEATVR, from the coding sequence ATGCGCCGCCGCCTGATCAACTCCACCCTCGCCGTGGTCCTCGTCGTGATCGCCGTCTTCGGGGTCTCCCTGGTGATCGTGGAGACCCGGACCATCACCAGCAGCGCCCAGGACCGGATCGAGTCGGAGGCCCTGCGGCTCGTCGGCGTCGTCGAGTCCGAGGTCCTGGAGAACAAGCCGATCGACTCCGCCGCCCTCGCCGAACTCCTCGACACCGGCACCTACGCCCGGATCGGCATCCCCGGCCAGGCGCCCATCGAAGTCGGCCCCCGCCTCACCGACAGCGTCATCCGGGGCACCGCCCGCGGCGAACAGGGCGAGGTCGTGGTCGTCGAGGAGGCCCGCTCCACCGTCACCCGGGAGGTCGTACGGACCCTGGCCGTGGTCGGCGCGGTGGCCCTGCTGGCCGTCGTGGCGGCCGTCCTGCTCGCCGTACGGCAGGCGAACCGGCTCGCCTCCCCCCTCACCGACCTCGCCGAGACCGCCGAGCGGCTCGGCTCCGGCGACCCGCGCCCCCGCCACAAGCGCTACGGCGTCCCCGAGCTGGACCGCGTCGCGGACGTCCTGGACTCCAGCGCCGAGCGGATCGGCCGGATGCTCACCGCCGAGCGGCGGCTGGCCGCGGACGCCTCGCACCAGCTGCGCACCCCTCTCACCGCGCTGTCGATGCGGCTGGAGGAGATCACGGTCACCGAGGACATGGAGACCGTGCGGGAGGAGGCGACGATCGCCCTCGCCCAGGTCGAGCGGCTCACCGACGTGGTGCAGCGGCTGCTGACGAACTCCCGGGACCCGCGGACCGGCTCCGCGGTCCCCTTCGACCTCGACGAGGTCGTCAAGCAGCAGGTCGAGGAGTGGCGGCCGGCCTACCGCAGCGCCGGCCGGGCCATCGTGCGCTCCGGCAAGCAGGGCGTACGGGCCGTGGGCACCCCCGGAGCCGTCTCGCAGGTGCTCGCGACCCTGGTGGAGAACGCGCTCATGCACGGCGGCGGCACCGTCGCCCTGCGCACCCGCCTCATCGGCAACCAGGCGGTGCTGGAGGTCACCGACGAGGGCCCCGGCGTCCCCCCGGACCTCGGCAACCGGATCTTCGAGCGGGCCATCAGCGGCCGCAACTCCACCGGGATCGGCCTCGCGGTCGCCCGCGACCTCGCCGAGGCCGACGGCGGACGGCTCGAACTGCTCCAGGCGCAGCCGCCGGTCTTCGCCCTCTTCCTCAGCCGCACCGCCCCGGAACGGACCGAACCGGAGGCCACGGTCCGCTAG
- a CDS encoding GtrA family protein encodes MSTPGNASVLERVRGLAREAAKFGAVGGLGVLVNLGVFNLIRHTTDLQVVRASVIATVVAIATNYLGFRYFAYRDRAQSGRTRELALFAAFSAVGLVIENGVLYTATYGFGWDGPVATNVFKFLGIGTATVFRFWSYRTWVFRALPASAPVPAADAPAGTGPRPGPGRRPEPLPEPAPANN; translated from the coding sequence ATGAGCACGCCGGGAAACGCCTCCGTCCTCGAACGGGTACGGGGTCTGGCGCGCGAGGCCGCCAAGTTCGGCGCGGTCGGCGGGCTGGGCGTGCTGGTCAATCTGGGCGTCTTCAACCTGATCCGGCACACGACGGACCTCCAGGTGGTCCGCGCGAGCGTGATAGCCACCGTCGTGGCCATCGCCACGAACTACCTCGGCTTCCGCTACTTCGCCTACCGGGACCGCGCGCAGAGCGGCCGGACGCGCGAGCTGGCCCTCTTCGCCGCCTTCAGCGCGGTGGGCCTGGTCATCGAGAACGGCGTGCTGTACACGGCGACGTACGGGTTCGGCTGGGACGGCCCGGTCGCGACGAACGTCTTCAAGTTCCTCGGCATCGGGACGGCCACCGTCTTCCGGTTCTGGTCGTACCGGACCTGGGTCTTCCGGGCCCTGCCCGCGTCCGCCCCCGTACCGGCCGCGGACGCCCCGGCCGGTACGGGGCCGCGGCCCGGGCCGGGGCGCCGGCCCGAACCGCTGCCCGAGCCGGCTCCCGCGAACAACTAG